In Bartonella bovis 91-4, the following proteins share a genomic window:
- a CDS encoding NADP-dependent isocitrate dehydrogenase produces MEKIKVENPVVEIDGDEMTRIIWKHIKDKLIHPYLDINLKYYDLSIKNRDETNDQVTVDSANAIKQYGVGVKCATITPDELRVKEFNLKKMWKSPNGTIRNILGGVIFREPIICKNVPRLVPSWTKPIIIGRHAFGDQYKATDFKFPGKGKLSIKFIGDDGQVIEHDVFDAPSAGVAMAMYNIDESIRDFARASFNYGLQRNVPVYLSTKNTILKAYDGRFKDIFQEIFNTEFKTEFESRKLHYEHRLIDDMVASALKWSGGYVWACKNYDGDVQSDIVAQGFGSLGLMTSVLMTPDGKIVEAEAAHGTVTRHYRQHQKGEETSTNSIASIFAWTRGLIHRAKLDNNEKLKNFATTLEKVCIHTVEEGFMTKDLALLIGPEQKWLSTTGFLDKIDTNLKKEMTN; encoded by the coding sequence ATGGAAAAGATCAAAGTAGAAAATCCCGTCGTTGAAATTGACGGCGATGAAATGACCCGTATTATTTGGAAGCATATAAAAGACAAACTGATCCACCCTTATCTTGATATTAATCTCAAATATTATGATCTTTCCATCAAAAATCGAGATGAAACCAATGACCAAGTTACTGTTGATTCTGCCAATGCTATTAAACAATATGGGGTTGGTGTAAAATGTGCAACTATTACACCTGATGAATTACGCGTTAAAGAATTTAACTTAAAAAAAATGTGGAAGTCGCCAAATGGCACAATCCGTAACATTTTAGGCGGAGTCATTTTCCGTGAACCCATTATCTGTAAAAATGTCCCACGCCTCGTTCCTAGTTGGACAAAACCTATTATCATTGGGCGTCACGCTTTTGGTGACCAATATAAAGCAACTGATTTTAAATTCCCTGGTAAAGGGAAACTAAGCATCAAATTTATTGGTGATGACGGCCAAGTTATAGAACACGATGTTTTTGATGCCCCAAGTGCGGGGGTTGCTATGGCCATGTACAATATTGATGAATCAATCCGTGATTTTGCCCGCGCATCTTTCAATTACGGCCTACAACGAAATGTTCCAGTCTATCTTTCGACAAAAAATACTATTTTAAAAGCTTATGATGGTCGTTTCAAAGACATTTTTCAAGAAATATTTAATACAGAATTTAAAACTGAATTTGAGAGCCGTAAATTACATTATGAGCATCGCTTGATTGATGATATGGTCGCTTCAGCGCTCAAATGGTCAGGTGGATATGTTTGGGCATGTAAAAACTATGATGGTGATGTTCAATCAGATATCGTTGCTCAAGGTTTTGGTTCCCTTGGCCTTATGACTTCTGTTCTCATGACACCAGACGGTAAAATCGTTGAAGCAGAAGCTGCGCATGGTACAGTAACACGTCATTACCGTCAGCATCAAAAAGGTGAAGAAACATCAACAAATTCTATCGCCTCTATTTTTGCGTGGACACGTGGGCTGATTCATCGTGCCAAACTTGATAACAATGAAAAGTTGAAAAACTTTGCCACTACGTTAGAAAAAGTTTGTATTCACACTGTTGAAGAAGGTTTTATGACAAAAGATCTTGCACTTTTGATCGGACCAGAACAAAAATGGCTTTCTACAACAGGATTCCTCGATAAAATTGATACAAACCTGAAAAAAGAAATGACCAATTAA
- the tgt gene encoding tRNA guanosine(34) transglycosylase Tgt, with amino-acid sequence MIKMFHYNKIAQDGQARLGEIITGRGRIRTPAFMPVGTAGTVKAMYMDQLRSIGADVILGNTYHLMLRPGAERVARLGGLHEFARWPEPILTDSGGFQVMSLSGICKITEKCVIFRSHINGAYYEMSPERSIEIQGLLDSDIQMQLDQCIALPASEKKIEAAMELSLRWAQRCKTAFGNQPDKAMFGIVQGGDNMRLRERSVQALKEMDLKGYAIGGLAVGESQDIMMAVLDTTCSILPENKPRYLMGVGTPDDILKSVARGIDMFDCVLPTRAGRHGLAFTRFGRVNLRNARYAEDSRPLDPQSPCPAARDYSRAYLHHLVKSNEALGGMLLTWNNLSYYQQLMQGIRASIKTGCYADFCAETSALWKQSKKALAH; translated from the coding sequence ATGATTAAGATGTTTCACTATAACAAAATTGCTCAAGATGGACAGGCACGTTTGGGTGAAATTATAACAGGACGTGGACGTATTCGCACACCGGCATTCATGCCTGTTGGAACGGCAGGGACCGTTAAGGCTATGTATATGGATCAGCTGCGTTCTATTGGGGCAGATGTTATCTTAGGTAATACGTATCATTTAATGCTTCGGCCTGGAGCTGAGCGGGTTGCACGCTTAGGAGGCTTACATGAATTTGCACGTTGGCCTGAACCTATTTTAACAGATTCTGGCGGTTTTCAAGTTATGTCGCTTTCAGGGATTTGTAAAATCACAGAGAAATGTGTGATTTTCCGCTCTCATATTAATGGAGCGTATTATGAAATGAGTCCAGAACGTTCTATTGAAATACAAGGACTGCTTGATTCTGATATTCAAATGCAGCTTGATCAGTGTATTGCATTACCTGCAAGTGAGAAAAAAATAGAAGCTGCTATGGAACTTTCATTGCGTTGGGCGCAGCGTTGTAAAACAGCTTTTGGTAATCAACCAGATAAAGCTATGTTTGGTATTGTTCAAGGCGGTGATAATATGAGGTTGCGTGAACGTTCTGTTCAGGCATTAAAAGAGATGGATTTAAAGGGTTATGCTATTGGAGGACTTGCGGTTGGTGAATCTCAGGATATTATGATGGCTGTATTGGATACTACTTGTTCTATTTTACCAGAGAATAAACCACGTTATCTCATGGGAGTGGGCACTCCAGATGATATTTTAAAAAGTGTCGCTCGAGGTATTGATATGTTTGATTGTGTTCTACCAACGCGTGCTGGGCGTCATGGTTTAGCTTTTACTCGCTTTGGTAGGGTAAATTTGCGCAATGCGCGTTACGCAGAAGATTCTCGCCCTCTTGATCCACAATCACCTTGCCCTGCTGCACGTGATTATAGTCGTGCTTATTTGCACCATTTAGTCAAATCTAATGAAGCTCTTGGTGGCATGTTATTAACTTGGAATAATCTTTCTTATTATCAACAGCTTATGCAAGGGATTCGCGCTTCCATTAAGACAGGATGTTACGCTGATTTTTGTGCTGAAACGAGTGCTTTATGGAAACAAAGTAAAAAAGCATTAGCACATTAG
- a CDS encoding peptidylprolyl isomerase — protein MAEIKDPENTLILETTKGNVVIELFADLAPGHVVRIKELVREGAYDNVVFHRVIDGFMAQTGDVKFGKKDGEKFDLSRVGMGGSDKPDLKAEFSNISHKRGTVSMARSQNPNSANSQFFICFEDAPWLDRQYSIWGQVMEGMENVDRIKRGEPVVEPDTIIKARIAADTK, from the coding sequence ATGGCTGAAATTAAAGATCCAGAAAATACTTTAATTCTTGAAACAACAAAAGGTAATGTAGTGATTGAGTTATTTGCTGATTTAGCTCCTGGTCACGTGGTACGTATTAAAGAATTAGTGCGTGAAGGTGCTTATGATAATGTTGTTTTTCATCGTGTTATTGATGGTTTTATGGCTCAAACTGGTGATGTGAAATTTGGAAAAAAAGATGGCGAGAAATTTGATTTATCACGTGTAGGTATGGGTGGTTCGGATAAGCCTGATTTAAAAGCAGAGTTTTCGAATATTTCTCATAAACGTGGTACCGTTTCTATGGCGCGCAGCCAGAATCCAAACTCTGCTAATTCGCAGTTTTTTATATGCTTTGAAGATGCTCCTTGGCTTGATCGTCAATATTCTATATGGGGACAAGTTATGGAGGGTATGGAAAATGTCGATAGGATCAAGCGTGGTGAGCCTGTTGTAGAGCCTGATACGATTATCAAGGCCAGAATTGCTGCGGATACAAAGTAG
- a CDS encoding peptidylprolyl isomerase — protein MIVYLKIFTILTCIVYLFSFNASSNERNTLVLSIKNGDIFIRLRPDLAPKHVARIKKLTEEGAYNNVIFHRVIPGFMAQTGDVKFGKKGSADFDPKRVGMGGSNYPNLVAEFSKQPFKRGTVGMARSQDPHSANSQFFICFDDATFLNEQYTVIGEVVKGMDIVDKIKKGTVSNNGSVIDPDVIDSAHLQGNQ, from the coding sequence ATGATTGTGTATCTTAAAATTTTTACTATTTTAACATGTATTGTTTATCTTTTTTCATTTAATGCTTCATCAAATGAGCGTAATACCCTTGTTTTATCTATTAAAAATGGTGATATTTTTATTCGTTTACGTCCTGATCTTGCACCAAAACATGTTGCTAGAATCAAAAAATTAACAGAAGAGGGTGCTTATAATAATGTAATATTTCATCGTGTTATCCCTGGTTTTATGGCACAGACAGGCGATGTAAAATTTGGAAAAAAAGGTAGTGCTGATTTTGATCCTAAGCGCGTTGGTATGGGTGGTTCAAATTATCCTAATTTAGTAGCAGAGTTTTCAAAACAGCCATTTAAACGTGGTACTGTTGGTATGGCACGTTCACAAGATCCTCATTCAGCAAATTCTCAATTCTTCATTTGTTTTGATGATGCTACTTTTTTAAATGAGCAATATACTGTTATTGGAGAAGTTGTAAAAGGAATGGATATTGTCGATAAAATTAAAAAGGGCACTGTAAGTAATAACGGATCTGTAATAGATCCTGATGTTATCGATTCTGCTCATTTGCAAGGTAATCAGTAA
- the coaD gene encoding pantetheine-phosphate adenylyltransferase, producing MMTIALYAGSFDPITNGHLDVLRGSLLLADEVVVAIGIQSGKQSLFSFEERVDLITQVGKDLLNIGSDRLRIIAFDNLLINKAREIRASFLIRGLRDGTDLDYEMQMAGMNKIMAPELQTVFLPASVSSRPITSTLVRQIAAMGGDVTPFVPQNVTQALRLKFKP from the coding sequence ATGATGACCATTGCTCTTTATGCAGGTTCATTTGATCCTATTACAAATGGTCACCTTGATGTTTTGCGAGGCAGTTTATTGTTAGCTGATGAAGTGGTGGTGGCTATTGGTATACAGAGTGGAAAACAGTCACTTTTTAGTTTTGAAGAGCGTGTTGATTTAATTACACAAGTCGGGAAAGACTTATTAAATATAGGTTCTGATCGGTTACGGATTATTGCATTTGATAATCTTTTAATTAATAAGGCGCGTGAAATTCGCGCTTCGTTTCTTATTCGTGGTTTGCGTGATGGTACTGATCTTGATTACGAAATGCAAATGGCAGGGATGAACAAGATTATGGCTCCTGAATTACAAACTGTTTTTTTGCCGGCAAGCGTTTCTAGCCGCCCAATAACCTCTACATTAGTGCGCCAGATTGCTGCTATGGGGGGGGACGTTACACCTTTTGTTCCTCAAAATGTTACGCAAGCTTTACGCTTAAAATTTAAACCTTAA